A genomic stretch from Gallus gallus isolate bGalGal1 chromosome 13, bGalGal1.mat.broiler.GRCg7b, whole genome shotgun sequence includes:
- the MYOZ3 gene encoding myozenin-3 isoform X1, with protein MTIMKPDPGDAPQLDLGKKVSTPQDVMLEELSLSTNRGSQLFQQRQKRMQRFVFEHPSGYRKVPGPAGSHGTERGEGAANEWTAGNAEGQQSFHSELHVAVSPHGGPPEVPKKTEKVLHMIKVLNPDSLAPGYSTPLKEVPPEKFNITAIPKGYRSPWHGHMGDEDKAVGSENRLPMKLPHGDFVNFNRTPTPFDKAQLSDLFYVPPAELDLSVLEVISRRPNFNRVPQGWARVLPESDEL; from the exons ATGACCATCATGAAACCGGATCCTGGAGATG CGCCCCAGCTGGACCTGGGCAAGAAGGTGAGCACACCGCAGGACGTGATGCTGGAGGAGCTCTCCCTGAGTACCAACCGTGGCTCCCAGCTCTTCCAGCAGCGGCAGAAGCGGATGCAGCGCTTTGTCTTTGAGCACCCCAGTGGTTACAGGAAG GTCCCAGGGCCAGCTGGCTCACATGGCACCGagagaggagaaggagcagcCAACGAGTGGACA GCTGGGAATGCTGAGGGCCAGCAGAGCTTTCACTCCGAGCTGCACGTGGCAGTGTCACCCCACGGTGGGCCTCCCGAGGTGCccaagaagacagaaaaagtcTTGCACATGATCAAAGTCCTCAATCCTGATTCTCTGGCACCAG GGTACTCAACCCCTCTCAAAGAAGTGCCCCCGGAGAAGTTCAACATCACCGCCATTCCCAAGGGCTACCGCTCCCCGTGGCACGGGCACATGGGTGACGAGGACAAGGCTGTGGGCAGCGAGAACCGGCTGCCCATGAAACTCCCACATGGGGACTTCGTAAACTTCAACAG GACTCCCACCCCGTTTGACAAAGCCCAGCTCAGCGACCTGTTCTACGTGCCTCCTGCCGAGCTGGACCTCAGCGTTCTGGAGGTCATCTCCCGCAGACCCAACTTCAACAGAGTCCCGCAAGGCTGGGCACGGGTTCTGCCTGAGAGTGATGAGCTGTAG
- the SYNPO gene encoding synaptopodin isoform X2, with translation METGEGHSSRGTLGEQEDVASRQESPTEAQQVPLSIYLKENMALAAANGVHKEKVESEVGGVQGTGDSLGTRVATPAPPESACVPKQKNGEVPSVPVVTANTPVGTASTSLGTVSMPTGTASMTMGTAGTPLGTDSVSMGTVTMPVVTANMTVRRAGTPIGMAGTPVVTASAPVVTASIPAGVAMANTAMGTASEPMVSANITTGTPSAPMVTASVPTGAASMPVGTASTHIVTTSVPMGTASSHTVAANIPMGMADAAMGTANAPMGTASPPTVTSNAPVVTSNIPTVTASTPPGTAPPATQAQSRAQSRQYYEVHLTLAKPKPVKNRTARPFGTQTPPGLSQPPERAPGTEPPPPTYAETLGSPPPLSRVRSPPTYSALYPPGEQKAPSGPSYGLAAVVPLPKTGILEESAARRGHKKSMFTFVEKPKLGPNPDLLDLVQSADIRKKQKEHGDPGAEDEPFALGAEAANFVPASASRAAQPLPVPDDAPAWSSCLKSPMVKPKPKPQPSHNLSEARGKGAELFARRQSRMEKFIIEAPSQPELLRSPSPTMSLPPSWKYDANACLSPMVSRHPTRSPSQPSKTPPASLYGNNPTENEAELSKHQPYQLQPSLFILSPSKAPARSMPPPRPSPPSTYSYPQQTSCPTSPLPPSPIWQPPTTHGAASSPFLSATGALPMTHSAGGGGAELLLASPCHGRSPRAKGGFQAPRPSYSTRNAGIEPQERRPSLPASPTWTPRLARHQGAQDGWASPVSVPELEQGPPRSPPWSERSLSPQRQDAEPRASRQMQARLARNIINAARRKSSSPKPPGPDGSRPFTPPAVGPPGLPQGCKAAAPQRARSVPAAPGSPSPSHRSPLTEGPCASPGVSRATWAEGRRLLLPPSPAGPSPTPKSPLPSPVVGARSPAKRYSSRSPTDSDVSIDSEDSGTKSPGIHSFNLCPRGWSGSLRLKAGGLPSGAHCTS, from the exons ATGGAGACGGGCGAGGGGCACAGCAGCCGGGGGACGCTGGGGGAGCAGGAGGACGTGGCATCTCGCCAGGAGTCCCCTACTGAGGCTCAGCAAGTCCCATTGAGTATCTACCTGAAGGAGAACATGGCACTGGCTGCTGCCAATGGTGTGCACAAGGAGAAGGTGGAGAGCGAAGTGGGAGGGGTCCAGGGGACAGGGGACAGCTTGGGGACAAGAGTGGCCACTCCTGCCCCACCAGAGAGTGCATGCGTTCCTAAGCAGAAGAATGGTGAGGTGCCCAGTGTGCCCGTGGTGACAGCCAACACACCCGTGGGGACAGCCAGCACATCCTTAGGGACGGTCAGCATGCCCACAGGGACAGCCAGCATGACCATGGGGACAGCTGGCACACCTCTGGGGACAGACAGTGTATCCATGGGGACAGTCACCATGCCCGTGGTGACAGCCAACATGACCGTGAGGAGAGCTGGCACGCCCATAGGGATGGCTGGTACACCTGTGGTGACAGCCAGTGCACCCGTGGTGACAGCCAGCATACCTGCTGGTGTGGCAATGGCCAACACAGCCATGGGGACAGCCAGTGAGCCCATGGTGTCAGCCAACATAACCACAGGGACACCCAGCGCACCCATGGTGACAGCCAGTGTGCCCACTGGGGCAGCCAGCATGCCCGTAGGGACGGCCAGCACACATATAGTGACAACCAGTGTGCCAATGGGGACAGCCAGCTCGCACACAGTGGCAGCCAACATACCGATGGGGATGGCCGATGCAGCCATGGGAACGGCCAATGCGCCCATGGGGACAGCAAGTCCTCCCACGGTGACATCCAACGCACCCGTGGTGACATCCAACATACCCACAGTGACGGCCAGCACACCCCCAGGGACGGCTCCCCCAGCCAcgcaggcacagagcagggctcaGAGCAGGCAGTACTACGAGGTGCACCTCACCCTGGCCAAACCCAAACCAGTGAAGAACCGCACGGCGCGGCCGTTCGGCACCCAAACACCCCCCGGGCTGAGCCAGCCCCCGGAGCGAGCCCCCGGCACTGAGCCCCCGCCACCCACCTATGCAGAGACGCTGGGTAGCCCACCCCCACTCAGCAGGGTTCGCTCGCCCCCCACCTACTCGGCCCTGTACCCCCCCGGGGAGCAGAAGGCACCGTCAGGCCCCAGTTATGGGCTGGCGGCAGTGGTCCCCTTGCCCAAAACGGGCATCCTGGAGGAGTCGGCGGCACGTAGGGGCCACAAGAAGTCCATGTTCACCTTTGTTGAGAAGCCCAAGTTGGGCCCCAACCCTGACCTGCTGGATTTGGTGCAGAGCGCGGATAtcaggaagaagcagaaggagCATGGGGATCCCGGTGCCGAGGATGAGCCCTTCGCTTTAGGGGCCGAAGCCGCCAACTTTGTCCCCGCCAGCGCATCCAGGGCTGCGCAGCCCCTCCCGGTGCCCGACGATGCCCCGGCGTGGTCCTCCTGCCTCAAGTCTCCCATGGTGAAGCCGAAGCCGAAGCCGCAGCCCAGCCACAACCTGAGCGAGGCCAGAGGGAAGGGGGCTGAGCTCTTCGCCCGCCGGCAGTCCCGCATGGAGAAGTTCATCATCGAGGCTCCCTCCCAGCCCGAGTTGCTGCGCTCCCCATCGCCCACCATGTCGCTGCCTCCCTCCTGGAAGTATGATGCCAATGCTTGCCTGTCGCCCATGGTCTCCAGACACCCCACCAGGAGCCCATCCCAGCCCTCCAAAACCCCCCCTGCCTCTCTCTACGGCAACAACCCGACGGAGAACGAGGCGGAGCTCTCCAAGCACCAGCCCTACCAGCTCCAGCCTTCGCTCTTCATCCTCTCCCCATCCAAAGCTCCGGCGAGGTCCATGCCACCACCCAGACCCTCACCTCCCAGCACTTACTCCTACCCACAGCAAACCTCCTGCCCCACCTCCCCGCTGCCTCCGTCCCCCATTTGGCAACCTCCCACCACACACGGGGCCGCTTCCAGCCCTTTCCTCAGTGCCACTGGGGCTCTGCCCATGACTCACAGTGCCGGAGGCGgtggtgcagagctgctgctggcatcGCCGTGCCACGGGCGCTCCCCTCGAGCCAAGGGCGGCTTCCAGGCACCTCGACCCTCCTACTCCACCAGGAACGCGGGGATCGAGCCACAG GAAAGGCGGCCGTCCCTCCCCGCCTCGCCCACCTGGACCCCACGGCTGGCGCGGCACCAGGGCGCCCAGGACGGCTGGGCCAGCCCCGTCTCGGTGCCCGAGCTGGAGCAGGGGCCGCCCCGGTCCCCGCCGTGGAGCGAGCGCTCTCTGTCCCCGCAGCGGCAGGACGCCGAGCCCCGCGCCAGCCGCCAGATGCAAGCGCGGCTCGCCAGGAACATCATCAACGCAGCCCGCAGGAAGAGCTCCTCTCCCAAACCCCCGGGGCCGGATGGCTCCCGGCCCTTCACCCCCCCTGCCGTGGGTCCCCCCGGTTTGCCGCAGGGGTGCAAAGCCGCGGCCCCGCAGCGTGCCCGCAGCGTGCCGGCTGCGCCGGGCAGCCCCTCACCATCGCACAGATCGCCCCTAACAGAGGGGCCCTGCGCCTCCCCAGGGGTGTCCCGAGCCACCTGGGCGGAGGGCCGCCGgctcctgctgccacccagcCCGGCCGGGCCGTCCCCCACTCCAAAGAGCCCTTTGCCGTCGCCGGTGGTGGGCGCGCGCTCCCCGGCCAAGCGCTACAGCTCCCGGTCCCCGACGGACTCGGACGTCTCCATCGACTCCGAAGACTCGGGAACCAAGAGCCcgggcatccacagcttcaaCCTGTGTCCGCGGGGCTGGAGCGGGAGCCTGAGGCTGAAGGCGGGGGGGCTGCCGTCGGGGGCCCATTGCACCTCTTAG
- the SYNPO gene encoding synaptopodin isoform X1: MLKAPLRQESDRGDIPDPELPTGNVNNEPAAPPDCCAPSPAPQLPPTAVSPMDDPSQEWRLVKIKRVLIAPSTEPRKASLSRSSSLSEKELKEAKARSRRIVAQLTTAPGPSSKGVLLFHRRRQRVDGLTGTGTGHGTGLPLSLGAQPGDMETGEGHSSRGTLGEQEDVASRQESPTEAQQVPLSIYLKENMALAAANGVHKEKVESEVGGVQGTGDSLGTRVATPAPPESACVPKQKNGEVPSVPVVTANTPVGTASTSLGTVSMPTGTASMTMGTAGTPLGTDSVSMGTVTMPVVTANMTVRRAGTPIGMAGTPVVTASAPVVTASIPAGVAMANTAMGTASEPMVSANITTGTPSAPMVTASVPTGAASMPVGTASTHIVTTSVPMGTASSHTVAANIPMGMADAAMGTANAPMGTASPPTVTSNAPVVTSNIPTVTASTPPGTAPPATQAQSRAQSRQYYEVHLTLAKPKPVKNRTARPFGTQTPPGLSQPPERAPGTEPPPPTYAETLGSPPPLSRVRSPPTYSALYPPGEQKAPSGPSYGLAAVVPLPKTGILEESAARRGHKKSMFTFVEKPKLGPNPDLLDLVQSADIRKKQKEHGDPGAEDEPFALGAEAANFVPASASRAAQPLPVPDDAPAWSSCLKSPMVKPKPKPQPSHNLSEARGKGAELFARRQSRMEKFIIEAPSQPELLRSPSPTMSLPPSWKYDANACLSPMVSRHPTRSPSQPSKTPPASLYGNNPTENEAELSKHQPYQLQPSLFILSPSKAPARSMPPPRPSPPSTYSYPQQTSCPTSPLPPSPIWQPPTTHGAASSPFLSATGALPMTHSAGGGGAELLLASPCHGRSPRAKGGFQAPRPSYSTRNAGIEPQERRPSLPASPTWTPRLARHQGAQDGWASPVSVPELEQGPPRSPPWSERSLSPQRQDAEPRASRQMQARLARNIINAARRKSSSPKPPGPDGSRPFTPPAVGPPGLPQGCKAAAPQRARSVPAAPGSPSPSHRSPLTEGPCASPGVSRATWAEGRRLLLPPSPAGPSPTPKSPLPSPVVGARSPAKRYSSRSPTDSDVSIDSEDSGTKSPGIHSFNLCPRGWSGSLRLKAGGLPSGAHCTS, translated from the exons ATGCTGAAGGCACCGCTGCGACAGGAGAGCGACAGAGGGGACATCCCAGACCCTGAGCTCCCCACAGGGAACGTGAACAATGAGCCTGCAGCCCCCCCGGATTGCtgtgcccccagccctgcccctcaGCTGCCCCCAACAGCAGTCAGCCCCATGGATGACCCCAGCCAGGAGTGGAGGTTGGTGAAGATCAAGCGCGTCCTCATCGCTCCCTCCACTGAGCCCAGGAAAGCAA GTCTCTCCCGCAGCTCCAGCCTCTCTGAGAAGGAGCTGAAAGAGGCGAAGGCGCGGAGCCGCAGGATCGTGGCACAGCTCACCACGGCACCCGGCCCCAGCTCCAAGGGCGTGCTGCTCTTCCACCGCCGCAGGCAGCGCGTCGACGGGCTCACTGGGACTGGCACGGGGCATGGCACGGGGCTGCCCCTGAGCCTGGGGGCACAGCCAGGAGACATGGAGACGGGCGAGGGGCACAGCAGCCGGGGGACGCTGGGGGAGCAGGAGGACGTGGCATCTCGCCAGGAGTCCCCTACTGAGGCTCAGCAAGTCCCATTGAGTATCTACCTGAAGGAGAACATGGCACTGGCTGCTGCCAATGGTGTGCACAAGGAGAAGGTGGAGAGCGAAGTGGGAGGGGTCCAGGGGACAGGGGACAGCTTGGGGACAAGAGTGGCCACTCCTGCCCCACCAGAGAGTGCATGCGTTCCTAAGCAGAAGAATGGTGAGGTGCCCAGTGTGCCCGTGGTGACAGCCAACACACCCGTGGGGACAGCCAGCACATCCTTAGGGACGGTCAGCATGCCCACAGGGACAGCCAGCATGACCATGGGGACAGCTGGCACACCTCTGGGGACAGACAGTGTATCCATGGGGACAGTCACCATGCCCGTGGTGACAGCCAACATGACCGTGAGGAGAGCTGGCACGCCCATAGGGATGGCTGGTACACCTGTGGTGACAGCCAGTGCACCCGTGGTGACAGCCAGCATACCTGCTGGTGTGGCAATGGCCAACACAGCCATGGGGACAGCCAGTGAGCCCATGGTGTCAGCCAACATAACCACAGGGACACCCAGCGCACCCATGGTGACAGCCAGTGTGCCCACTGGGGCAGCCAGCATGCCCGTAGGGACGGCCAGCACACATATAGTGACAACCAGTGTGCCAATGGGGACAGCCAGCTCGCACACAGTGGCAGCCAACATACCGATGGGGATGGCCGATGCAGCCATGGGAACGGCCAATGCGCCCATGGGGACAGCAAGTCCTCCCACGGTGACATCCAACGCACCCGTGGTGACATCCAACATACCCACAGTGACGGCCAGCACACCCCCAGGGACGGCTCCCCCAGCCAcgcaggcacagagcagggctcaGAGCAGGCAGTACTACGAGGTGCACCTCACCCTGGCCAAACCCAAACCAGTGAAGAACCGCACGGCGCGGCCGTTCGGCACCCAAACACCCCCCGGGCTGAGCCAGCCCCCGGAGCGAGCCCCCGGCACTGAGCCCCCGCCACCCACCTATGCAGAGACGCTGGGTAGCCCACCCCCACTCAGCAGGGTTCGCTCGCCCCCCACCTACTCGGCCCTGTACCCCCCCGGGGAGCAGAAGGCACCGTCAGGCCCCAGTTATGGGCTGGCGGCAGTGGTCCCCTTGCCCAAAACGGGCATCCTGGAGGAGTCGGCGGCACGTAGGGGCCACAAGAAGTCCATGTTCACCTTTGTTGAGAAGCCCAAGTTGGGCCCCAACCCTGACCTGCTGGATTTGGTGCAGAGCGCGGATAtcaggaagaagcagaaggagCATGGGGATCCCGGTGCCGAGGATGAGCCCTTCGCTTTAGGGGCCGAAGCCGCCAACTTTGTCCCCGCCAGCGCATCCAGGGCTGCGCAGCCCCTCCCGGTGCCCGACGATGCCCCGGCGTGGTCCTCCTGCCTCAAGTCTCCCATGGTGAAGCCGAAGCCGAAGCCGCAGCCCAGCCACAACCTGAGCGAGGCCAGAGGGAAGGGGGCTGAGCTCTTCGCCCGCCGGCAGTCCCGCATGGAGAAGTTCATCATCGAGGCTCCCTCCCAGCCCGAGTTGCTGCGCTCCCCATCGCCCACCATGTCGCTGCCTCCCTCCTGGAAGTATGATGCCAATGCTTGCCTGTCGCCCATGGTCTCCAGACACCCCACCAGGAGCCCATCCCAGCCCTCCAAAACCCCCCCTGCCTCTCTCTACGGCAACAACCCGACGGAGAACGAGGCGGAGCTCTCCAAGCACCAGCCCTACCAGCTCCAGCCTTCGCTCTTCATCCTCTCCCCATCCAAAGCTCCGGCGAGGTCCATGCCACCACCCAGACCCTCACCTCCCAGCACTTACTCCTACCCACAGCAAACCTCCTGCCCCACCTCCCCGCTGCCTCCGTCCCCCATTTGGCAACCTCCCACCACACACGGGGCCGCTTCCAGCCCTTTCCTCAGTGCCACTGGGGCTCTGCCCATGACTCACAGTGCCGGAGGCGgtggtgcagagctgctgctggcatcGCCGTGCCACGGGCGCTCCCCTCGAGCCAAGGGCGGCTTCCAGGCACCTCGACCCTCCTACTCCACCAGGAACGCGGGGATCGAGCCACAG GAAAGGCGGCCGTCCCTCCCCGCCTCGCCCACCTGGACCCCACGGCTGGCGCGGCACCAGGGCGCCCAGGACGGCTGGGCCAGCCCCGTCTCGGTGCCCGAGCTGGAGCAGGGGCCGCCCCGGTCCCCGCCGTGGAGCGAGCGCTCTCTGTCCCCGCAGCGGCAGGACGCCGAGCCCCGCGCCAGCCGCCAGATGCAAGCGCGGCTCGCCAGGAACATCATCAACGCAGCCCGCAGGAAGAGCTCCTCTCCCAAACCCCCGGGGCCGGATGGCTCCCGGCCCTTCACCCCCCCTGCCGTGGGTCCCCCCGGTTTGCCGCAGGGGTGCAAAGCCGCGGCCCCGCAGCGTGCCCGCAGCGTGCCGGCTGCGCCGGGCAGCCCCTCACCATCGCACAGATCGCCCCTAACAGAGGGGCCCTGCGCCTCCCCAGGGGTGTCCCGAGCCACCTGGGCGGAGGGCCGCCGgctcctgctgccacccagcCCGGCCGGGCCGTCCCCCACTCCAAAGAGCCCTTTGCCGTCGCCGGTGGTGGGCGCGCGCTCCCCGGCCAAGCGCTACAGCTCCCGGTCCCCGACGGACTCGGACGTCTCCATCGACTCCGAAGACTCGGGAACCAAGAGCCcgggcatccacagcttcaaCCTGTGTCCGCGGGGCTGGAGCGGGAGCCTGAGGCTGAAGGCGGGGGGGCTGCCGTCGGGGGCCCATTGCACCTCTTAG